Within the Burkholderia ubonensis genome, the region CAGGCTGGGTGAGCGGGCCGGAGCGTAGCGCGCGCGCTGACGGCTGGCGGGCCGAGACGCCCCGGCGGCGCATCGGCGGAAATAGGCATCATCAACCTATAGACGCGGTCGTCCCGAGCGCTCGCTCGAGCCCTGACAGCCACTGACGCATCCGGCCTGCAAAAAGTCCCCGCTCCTGCACGAGCGAGCGGGGAAACGTTGACCGGGCCGGGGAGAACGGTCAACTCGTCGGATTGTGATCGTGGCGCGCGCAACCGTCTGTGCGACAACTCACCCTTGCAACCGGCAAGCGCCAGTGTCGATCGCACTCGGCGACAGCGACGCTTGCACCCTTCGTCGGCGAATTCCGTTGCTTCCCTCCGCGCGGCACGCGCCGCGTCCGCGATGTGCCGGCGCGTCCGGATGCGCGCTGCACCGCGTGAATCTTGTGTGAATTTCGCTCGTGGGAATAAATTCCGGACGCACGGTGCCGTTATTCTCGGAATGATCGCGAACGCGTCGACGAGCGCGGCGCGGATTGCACGCTAGCTGCTCGTGCGCCCCTGTCGCCGCATTCCGCTGCGGACGGAGGCCGCCGCACTGCGACAGTCGAGCTATAGAAATCACCGCCATACGATGCAAACCATGACACTCGCTCAGGCACAACACGACGGCGTCGACGTCTGGATCGTTCCGTTGCCCGGACACGCCGCCTACGCCTATACGCACCTCAAGCGGGTATTCGGATCCGACGACTCGCGACATCGCGTCGTGACCATCGACCTGCGTCGGCTGCTCGCGTGCGCGGACCGCGACACGACCGATTACGTGCTGCCGTCCGTTCAGGACTGGCCGCCCGGCAAGGCGGCCGGCATTCGCGAATTTCTCGACCCGGACAAGGCGCGGATTCCGGACATGCCGTTCATCACGTTCCGCGAGACGCGGCCGCGGACGCTGCTCGGCATCCCGAGTCTGTCGAAGACCGGCGTTGCGTCGTTCCGGAACGGGCAGCATCGCGCGCGCTATCTGGCGCACGCGGGCGCGACGCGCGTGCCGGTGGAGGTGCATGAGACGGAAGCGGATTTGCTCGCGCGCTATTGCGGTATGTGACGTTCGATCGGGTCGGTAGTGGCGGCCGGTTCGATCTCGACGTCCTGGAGCACGGCACGACGACGTTGTGCCGTTGGCCTCAGTCGGTCGTGACCGATCTGCGCGGGACCGACAGACTGATGCCGAAGCCCCGCGACGGTAAAGGCTCCGCGACGCTCGTGCCGCCAAGCCGTCGCACGCGATCGCGAATGCCGGCGAGCCCCGACGAGTGAACCGCAGCCGGCGGGCGCTCGGTTGACGGGGCCGGCTCGCCGTCGTCCTCGATCGACAGGTCGCATTGCGATTCCGTGCAACGGAATGCGATCCGGACTTCGGTCGGATTCCATGCGTGCCGCGCAATGTTCGTGAGCGCCTCCTGGACGATGCGGAACAACGCCGTCGACGCGGCGTCCGTGAATCTCACATCGCAACGCTCTGTGTGGAACAGCACCCGCAAGCCGGAGCGTTGCCGAAAGTCGTCCACCAGCCACTCGAGCGCGGGAAGCAGGCCGAGATCGTCCAGGATCGCCGGCCGCAAGCCGGCCGACAAGCGCCGCACCGACAGGATCGCGCGGTCGAGCGCGGCGCGCATGCTGTCGGCGAGCTGGGCCGCTTGGGCACTCGGCGTCGCGTCATCCTGCGTCACGAGCCTGTTCAGGCCCATCTTCAGCGCCGTCAGTTGTTGGCCGAGGTCGTCGTGCAGTTCTCGCGAGATCCGCTTCTTTTCTTCCTCGCGGGCCGTCTCGATACGCGACGCGAGTTCGCTTGCGTACTCCAGTTGCTTCAGGCGATTACGCTCGGTCATGTCGCGCGTGACTTTCGCGAAGCCCAGCAATTTGCCGGCCGGACCGTAGACCGCCGTAATCACGACGTTGGCCCAGAAACGCGATCCGTCTTTGCGCAGCCGCCAGCCCTCGTCCTCCACCCGGCCCTGTGCGGCCGCGGTCGCCAGTTCCCTCTCCGGCTTGCGCGCCGCGATGTCTTCCGCCGGATAGAAACGCGACACGTGGTGGCCGATGATCTCCGCCGGTTCGAAACCTTTGAGCCGCTTCGCACCGGCGTTCCAGCTGGTGATGTGACCGTCCGGGTCGAGCATGAAAACGGCATCCTCGACCGCGTCCATCAGCAAACGCAAGCGCTCTTCGCTCTGACGCAGTCTCTCTTCATTGCTGCGGCGCTCGGTCAGGTCGCGCGTGACTTTCGCGAAGCCGACCAGCATGCCGTCGCGGTCTCGCAGCGGCGTAATGACGACGTTGGCCCAGAACCTCGAACCATCGCGGCGTATGCGCCACCCTTCGTCCTCCCAGCGTCCGAGCGTGACGGCGCGAGCGAGTTCTTCCGCCGGATAGCCGCGCTGTTGCGCGTCGGATGGGTAAAAGACCGAGAAGTGCTGGCCGATGATTTCGTCGGCGCGATAGCCTTTGATACGCTCCGCGCCGGCGTTCCAGCTGGCGACATGGCCAGTCGGGTCCAGCAGAAAAATCGCATAGTCGCGGATTGCGTCGACCAGCGAGCGGTAGCGCTCCTCCGCTGAAACCATGGCGATCGCCTCGCTCGGCTGCCCGCCGTTCGGTCCGTTTTCGGCATATTCCAAGGCGCTCGTTCCTCCATAAACCTTGTGTCGGATATCGACAGAATAAACCGCGGTCGAATTGGCGGTGATATTGCGGCGGTAATCATGCTGAAAATAGGGGCGCCAAAAGCGATCGTGCTGCTTCCCCGTTTGTGTCCATCAGAAAAAAATGCTGATTTGACACCTTCAGCCACCGACTGATCCAAGTCAACACCGGCATACTGATTTAGCATCAAATTAGTTAACAAAACAAATAACCTTGAACCAGACCGTAGGTAGCGGGCTCGGCTATGCGATGGGCCGCTTGCGATGCCCGCGGCCGACTGACATGATCGACTCGCAAGCGCACCTTAGGCGCATGTGCGTGCAGCGAAATCTGCTAGTCGCAATGGAAATACTAAATCAAACAAGAAACGAGGAAGACCATGAAACATATTGGCCCTGTGCTGCTTGTCGTTGCAGCTCTCGCGGGATGTAATTCGAAGCAGGACAACACTCATTCGGCAACCACAACGGCGGCACCTGCCGCGGCCAGTGACACTGCCCCGGCCTCTCAGGTTTCTCCGACGCAAACGACCACCACTGCCCCGCCCGCGCCTCGGCATAATTACGCCATCAATCAGGACGGGACTTATGGTTACGAGCCGGGCCTAAGCGAAGATGATATTCGTGCCGGAAAGACGGCCAAGCCTTTGGTCATGATGCGATACGTCGGCCTTCGCGACGGCACGTACATCCTGCTGTTGATCGACGAAGATAATCCGAATTTTTCGACGCGCGTCGCGTGTCAAGCGCCCTGTGAATTCGCAAAATCGCAGACTATGGCCGGAGATATGGTGGTAAAGACGGAAACCATACGTGTTGCGCCGGGATCCCTGTTGAATGGAATGGTGGAAGATGCCGTAGCCGGGCAACTGATTCCGTTCGGCCAGAGAGCGCCAAGTCAGACCGTGAGCCAAGCTCCGGTCGGTGCAACATCGTCATCGCAAGTGCTGCAACCACCGACCACGACCACACCCGCCACCGACGCTCAGCATGACTCTGCCAACGGCCCCGTCCAGCAAACGAGCTTCGACTGCAGCAAGGCGAAGTCGATTCCAGAGTTTCTGATCTGTCACGATCCGGATTTGGCGGCAGCTGACCGCGACCTCGCCGACACGTACCGTCAGGCCAAGGAGGCCGCGGTAGACAAAACGGCGTTCAATAATAGAACGAGGCGGCAATGGAACTTTCGAGAAAAAAATTGCCGCGATAAAGACTGCCTGATGTCCTGGTATGCATATCAGAAGCGCGTGCTATCCAAGATTGCCCAGACCGGTGACGCGGCCGTTCAAGACAACTAGGACGGCGACCGCCGCGGGTCAAACTCCGCTCGATGAGGGACGCTGTCTGGGTTCGCCGCGGGTCCCGGGCCGGGTTCGGGTGGCTTGCGTCGGCTGACGCGCGCGGCTTCAACGGCGCGACGAGAAGCGACTGCTCGGCCGCGAGCCGTTTCCGGCAGCGCACCGCTGCCGCGCGACGGACTCGGCACTGGGAGCCGGCGCACGTATTCGTGACCCGGCAAAGGCGGACCCAGTGCGTTGCGGGATCGGCATGCGTCCGGCGACGGCTGCCCGCCCCTGCGACTTCACATAGCTCGTAAAGCGTTACCGCGCGCAATTCCCAATTCGGGAATGCCAAAACAAAAACGGCACTGTCCTGAAGGACAGTGCCGTTTTCAACAACTTGATACCGCTAGGAATTCTTTGGGGTGGCTGATGGGACTCGAACCCACGACAACAGGAATCACAATCCTTATACATAATTCATACAAATCAAAAGGTTAGGGAGGAACATTGGAATCTATAGTAGTGTCCGAACTAGACTCGGCAATGCCCCTTTAGCCCATCTTCCAAGAAATTTGCCCTAGTCTGGCGTCAGCGTACCGAAATCGTCGCCCCTTAGACTGTCACGAAACAGGCCTTCCACCAGATGTCCGCGCCAGGGTCTGCGCGTGGCGCCGTACGCGCGTCCGCGCTATGATCCTAACCTGATGCCGCTCAAACAAGCGTACAAGGTCGAGCGTCGTCAAATTTTCAGAAAACTTACATAATCGACCATTCGGGGCATCGAAGTCATGAAAATATTTATCAGTTGGTCTGGTGCGCGCAGCAGGGCAGTTGCAGAGGTCTTGGACGAATGGATTAGATGCGTCATCCAAGCTGCTCGCCCTTGGGTATCCACCCAAAATATCGATCGCGGCGCGATTTGGTTTAACGAGATTCAAACGCAGCTCCAAGACACATCAATCGGTATTGTTTGTCTCACGCAAGAAAATAAAAACAAGCCGTGGATACTTTTCGAGTCCGGCGCCCTAGCAAAAGGGCTATCCGCAAGCCGGGTTTGCACTTTTTTAATAGACCTTACACCGGCAGACGTCGAAAATCCACTCGCACAATTCAATCACACGATCCCGGAAAAAGAAAGCATGTGGCAGCTGGTTCGCACCCTCAATGGTTGCCTTCCAGTTGACCAAATGCTATCTCATCAGGTACTCGAACGATCTTTTGAGACCTACTGGCCACAATTCACCCAAGAATTCAAAAAATCATTAGACGAAAACGAGCCTGCTTTTGACGTTCCCGAGCGAGACGAAAAGGATATCCTTTCTGAAATACTAGAAAATACCCGCTCACTCACCGGTCGAGTAAATGCAATCGAAGAATCCGTAAAAATAAGACCATCGATTTCTGCACTCAATAAGGCAATCCAAGCAGATATCAAACATTTATATGTTAATTCAAAAGGCGATATCGTGGCGCCCGACGGGAAAAAATACAAGTGGACCGACCATGAAATGGAAGCATTTCGCGCAAAAACCCGTCAAAATGCTGTAGACGAAATCAATAGACAGATTTTTAATAAAGGAAAAGATAACGGCCAAGATGATACCGACGCTTAGGGAAAGTACAGCGTCTAAAATCGATCAGATTTCAAGAAACGGCGTCCGAAACCGGCTCAACATTCATATCGTCGGCTGGATAAAGCTGCAACATCGCGCGCGCGGCTTCGACGTTCGACGTGGTCAGCCACTCCTCCCAGTCGTCGGGGCGCAGGATCACGACCGACCGCTTCTCGTCGCCTGGCTTGTGCATGTGCTTCATGACCGGATGCTCGTCGCCGTTGACCGTGATCATCGCCATGGTGTGGTGCTCGGTACCATCTGGGCGCTGCAGCGTGCGCCAGATACCAGCAACGCACAGCGGCCGCCAGTCGGCTAGGCCAATCCGATACCGGACGTGCTTGCCCGTCTCCCAGTTCGGCTCGTAGATCCACTTCGCCGGAATCAGGCAGCGCCGGCCGGCGCGCCACGCCGGCCCGTACAGCGGCGACTTCCCGAGGTTGTCGTCGCGCACGTTCATCGTGCTGCGCATGATCGGCGGCTTCCGGCCCTCTTCCTTCGCTTTCTCGATGTTGGCCTGCTGCAGAGTGCGCGGCCAGAAGCCAAAACCGGCGATCAGCGGCTTGAACTGCCCGTCGACATAGCCGACGATCGGGGCGTCGTAGTCCTGGTAGATCTCTGGCTTCCATGGGTGCCGCCGATAGAGGTCGACGAAGCTGTCGATCCGCAGCTCGCTCAAGCCGGGGTCTTCGCCTGGTGCCACGTAGTTGGTGCACATGCTGTCCCCACTTTTTCGAGTTGACGGCCCCATCTTACTCCGCGATAAACTGTATATCCATACAGTATTTACGCCGTCATGCCGAAGCCGCCGCTGCCCTCGATCCAGTCGCCAACCGCGCGCCAGCTCCGGGAAATATGGCGCCGGTATCCCGACGGGCACGAGGTGCGCACGCTCATCATCGAGATCGTGCGCATGCGGAAGGTGATCGCAGAAGCGGAAGAATACCGCCAGATCGTACAGACGGTCTGGAACGAGGATACGGGAGGGGCACACCTCGTCGCGCTGTACAAGCTGCGTCGGCTGTTGCAGGACGAGGAGCGAAGGACGTAGGACCGATGACCCGCTTGATAGATCCGGTGCGTCACGAGAGCCTACAAGGAGGCACCCCTGATCTCACAACCATCAGGGGCAAACGCCCCCGATGTGTTACAGCCCTTTGCAACCCTCGGGATGGTTTTCCGGATGGGCGCGGCAGTCGTTCACGTACGCATTGACCGCGTTGTAGCTGGCGACGATCGGCGTCACGATCGCGCTGACGTGTGCGTCCAGCGTTGCCTGATCCGGCGTCCGGCAGTCCGCACCCATATGCGATGCATCCGGAGCGCTGTCGACACCCATGACATACCCGCTCCCAGGAACATCGAGAAGGACGTCAATCAGGCCATCGGCAGCGGTTTGCCCGGCCGGGAGGTCGCAGGTGCGGATCGGCGCAACCTTGTAGATGTTTTTCCCTTCGATATATGCGCGATTCTGAAAGACGATGAGGTCTTTCTTGAACTGATCCAGCGCAGCGATTTGAGCCGGGTCATTGCGGCCCGTTTGCATATCATCCAGCTGGAAATTTACGACCATCCATTCCGAGCTCACGACCGGAATC harbors:
- a CDS encoding plasmid fertility inhibition factor family protein, coding for MTLAQAQHDGVDVWIVPLPGHAAYAYTHLKRVFGSDDSRHRVVTIDLRRLLACADRDTTDYVLPSVQDWPPGKAAGIREFLDPDKARIPDMPFITFRETRPRTLLGIPSLSKTGVASFRNGQHRARYLAHAGATRVPVEVHETEADLLARYCGM
- a CDS encoding PAS domain-containing sensor histidine kinase, with translation MVSAEERYRSLVDAIRDYAIFLLDPTGHVASWNAGAERIKGYRADEIIGQHFSVFYPSDAQQRGYPAEELARAVTLGRWEDEGWRIRRDGSRFWANVVITPLRDRDGMLVGFAKVTRDLTERRSNEERLRQSEERLRLLMDAVEDAVFMLDPDGHITSWNAGAKRLKGFEPAEIIGHHVSRFYPAEDIAARKPERELATAAAQGRVEDEGWRLRKDGSRFWANVVITAVYGPAGKLLGFAKVTRDMTERNRLKQLEYASELASRIETAREEEKKRISRELHDDLGQQLTALKMGLNRLVTQDDATPSAQAAQLADSMRAALDRAILSVRRLSAGLRPAILDDLGLLPALEWLVDDFRQRSGLRVLFHTERCDVRFTDAASTALFRIVQEALTNIARHAWNPTEVRIAFRCTESQCDLSIEDDGEPAPSTERPPAAVHSSGLAGIRDRVRRLGGTSVAEPLPSRGFGISLSVPRRSVTTD
- a CDS encoding lysozyme inhibitor LprI family protein — translated: MNQDGTYGYEPGLSEDDIRAGKTAKPLVMMRYVGLRDGTYILLLIDEDNPNFSTRVACQAPCEFAKSQTMAGDMVVKTETIRVAPGSLLNGMVEDAVAGQLIPFGQRAPSQTVSQAPVGATSSSQVLQPPTTTTPATDAQHDSANGPVQQTSFDCSKAKSIPEFLICHDPDLAAADRDLADTYRQAKEAAVDKTAFNNRTRRQWNFREKNCRDKDCLMSWYAYQKRVLSKIAQTGDAAVQDN
- a CDS encoding toll/interleukin-1 receptor domain-containing protein, producing the protein MKIFISWSGARSRAVAEVLDEWIRCVIQAARPWVSTQNIDRGAIWFNEIQTQLQDTSIGIVCLTQENKNKPWILFESGALAKGLSASRVCTFLIDLTPADVENPLAQFNHTIPEKESMWQLVRTLNGCLPVDQMLSHQVLERSFETYWPQFTQEFKKSLDENEPAFDVPERDEKDILSEILENTRSLTGRVNAIEESVKIRPSISALNKAIQADIKHLYVNSKGDIVAPDGKKYKWTDHEMEAFRAKTRQNAVDEINRQIFNKGKDNGQDDTDA
- a CDS encoding SOS response-associated peptidase produces the protein MCTNYVAPGEDPGLSELRIDSFVDLYRRHPWKPEIYQDYDAPIVGYVDGQFKPLIAGFGFWPRTLQQANIEKAKEEGRKPPIMRSTMNVRDDNLGKSPLYGPAWRAGRRCLIPAKWIYEPNWETGKHVRYRIGLADWRPLCVAGIWRTLQRPDGTEHHTMAMITVNGDEHPVMKHMHKPGDEKRSVVILRPDDWEEWLTTSNVEAARAMLQLYPADDMNVEPVSDAVS